In Synergistaceae bacterium, the following proteins share a genomic window:
- a CDS encoding heavy-metal-associated domain-containing protein has product MKKVFSVPDMSCEHCVKAISKALDGAGFSGYEVDLSAKEVRLETDAPEKVAAILDDEGYSATLKSL; this is encoded by the coding sequence GTGAAAAAAGTGTTTTCCGTTCCCGATATGTCTTGTGAGCATTGCGTGAAGGCCATTTCGAAGGCTCTGGACGGGGCCGGCTTTTCCGGCTACGAGGTGGATCTGAGCGCGAAAGAGGTGCGCTTGGAAACGGACGCGCCCGAAAAAGTGGCCGCGATCCTTGACGACGAGGGATACTCGGCTACCTTAAAGTCGCTGTGA
- a CDS encoding NAD-dependent deacylase: protein MKKRLVVLTGAGVSAESGIKTFRDNDGLWENHDVMEVASAAGWKNNPALILDFYNQRRKQLATTQPNEAHKILAELEEHFDVHIVTQNVDNLHERAGSTNVLHLHGELTKARSVWNEERIYDIGYEDIRMGQLAEDGGQLRPHIVWFGESVPLIMEAEKLTWSADFFAAIGTSLVVYPAAGLAQRLPENVKAFLVDPNADESQIPDNFTIIKEPATKGMAKMRDLLLAI, encoded by the coding sequence GTGAAAAAAAGGCTGGTGGTTTTGACCGGGGCTGGCGTGAGCGCGGAGAGCGGGATAAAGACGTTCCGAGACAATGACGGGCTTTGGGAGAATCACGACGTTATGGAGGTCGCCAGCGCCGCGGGATGGAAAAATAACCCAGCGCTGATATTGGATTTTTACAACCAACGCCGAAAACAACTGGCCACGACGCAACCTAACGAAGCGCACAAGATCCTGGCGGAGCTGGAGGAACATTTCGATGTGCACATTGTCACGCAAAACGTGGACAACCTCCACGAACGCGCAGGCAGCACTAACGTCTTGCACTTGCACGGGGAACTGACCAAAGCGCGGAGCGTTTGGAACGAAGAGCGGATCTACGATATTGGCTATGAGGATATCCGTATGGGACAGTTGGCGGAAGATGGCGGGCAACTGCGTCCTCACATCGTCTGGTTCGGCGAGTCCGTTCCCCTGATTATGGAAGCCGAAAAACTCACTTGGAGCGCCGATTTTTTCGCGGCCATCGGAACGTCTTTGGTGGTATATCCCGCCGCGGGTTTGGCGCAGAGGTTGCCCGAGAACGTGAAGGCGTTTTTGGTCGATCCCAACGCCGACGAGTCACAGATTCCGGATAATTTTACCATCATCAAAGAACCGGCAACCAAAGGCATGGCGAAAATGCGAGACCTGCTTTTGGCGATATGA
- a CDS encoding PAS domain-containing protein, producing MIIGQDTLSIIEALHDPVLLVSQRGKIVNANGVFFQNWELTESDLADAQLIDLYSNKVIKRGLFRLFIKALRGQRDASFTFPHRNPDKMVKNVLATACRAAFGDQEHVVFTFKEIPTQKVVIADDEGTSSWKAYFDLAYEPYVEFRPAEPISPFQESGDRASYLEIAGDSLQVNFANKAAAKFYKGEAGSLIGESFSSFFNDKIDAIRFLDMLAVVGQIKAETTVIACGKPAQVEMHCMVKFSESGAIDAIYCAQRDLTGRQRYEAIIGDSRIEMDFIFNQPFAGFAFLAPASPIERPQADNVDKILDTMLNEIVIMRVNQAMLDIYGTDRARFLLKSMKALFADPDIARQVLKELFVIRATSVERYAVSEEMIENLLERASTYQALFDSADRLCGVFVATSKHPLGYKPRHSNKTECVALRGNRTT from the coding sequence ATGATCATCGGGCAAGACACGCTGTCTATCATCGAGGCTTTGCACGACCCTGTGCTACTCGTCAGTCAAAGAGGAAAAATTGTAAACGCCAATGGTGTATTTTTCCAGAACTGGGAATTAACCGAGAGCGACCTGGCTGACGCGCAGTTGATCGACCTGTATTCCAATAAAGTGATAAAGCGAGGGTTGTTTCGCCTTTTCATCAAGGCTCTGCGAGGGCAACGCGACGCCAGCTTCACTTTTCCTCACCGCAACCCGGACAAAATGGTCAAAAACGTTTTGGCCACCGCCTGCCGGGCAGCCTTCGGCGACCAGGAACACGTCGTTTTCACCTTTAAGGAGATCCCAACCCAGAAGGTGGTGATCGCGGACGACGAGGGGACCAGTTCTTGGAAGGCCTACTTCGATCTGGCCTATGAGCCTTATGTGGAGTTTCGCCCCGCGGAACCCATCTCACCCTTCCAGGAATCGGGAGACAGGGCGTCCTACCTAGAAATCGCGGGGGACTCCCTACAAGTCAATTTCGCCAATAAAGCGGCCGCTAAATTCTACAAAGGCGAGGCAGGGTCTCTGATAGGTGAGAGTTTTTCCTCGTTCTTCAACGACAAAATCGACGCGATCCGTTTTCTGGATATGCTCGCTGTCGTGGGCCAAATAAAAGCCGAGACCACCGTTATCGCCTGTGGCAAGCCTGCTCAGGTGGAGATGCACTGCATGGTCAAATTCAGCGAGTCGGGTGCCATCGATGCGATTTATTGCGCTCAACGAGATCTGACGGGCCGTCAGCGTTACGAGGCAATCATCGGGGACAGCCGGATAGAAATGGACTTTATCTTCAACCAACCATTTGCCGGGTTTGCTTTCCTCGCTCCCGCCAGCCCCATCGAGCGTCCCCAGGCCGATAACGTGGACAAGATACTCGATACGATGCTGAACGAGATCGTCATTATGCGGGTTAATCAAGCAATGCTAGATATTTACGGCACCGACAGAGCCCGGTTTCTCTTGAAGTCCATGAAGGCGCTTTTTGCCGATCCAGACATCGCGCGTCAAGTGTTGAAAGAGCTTTTCGTGATTCGCGCAACCTCGGTCGAAAGATACGCCGTGTCGGAGGAAATGATCGAGAACCTCCTCGAACGAGCCTCCACCTACCAAGCCCTCTTCGACTCCGCGGACCGCTTGTGCGGGGTTTTTGTTGCCACCTCGAAACACCCTCTCGGCTACAAACCGCGCCACAGCAACAAAACAGAATGCGTCGCGCTGAGGGGCAACAGAACCACATAA